A section of the Schistosoma haematobium chromosome ZW, whole genome shotgun sequence genome encodes:
- the WDR26_1 gene encoding WD repeat-containing protein 26 (EggNog:ENOG410Q7MR) — protein MDTEDQGRVLAVVEGYRVQSMAAIFPPIPSMLLPNGTESVQVNPPPDRSTPGAPDSPANGLLQNGSTNDAVNNRSENQIDQLLVADSLHRIRLFRFGLVCSNTSSNNTNTTADTADIPLSTVTTPHETSTTSISTVTISTLSASSFAHAPGEEITTSTTIATTTTTTSSSSISTTTASALAAYLCSSGSAPGAPTSVNISTSASTGTTNPGNVRSSDSSDNNNNSVIATSTTGENPGVATALAVARLAQQQQQRLLQSSNPMTTTNPASTLTGNLSSWYQQSGAYQGSTSLAYTSSSSTLPPGILLDMPILPVSLTRLGPPTTQGLQAQLGLQPILHPAGSLHGSNPYTVVSSSGANSLGTTGSSLTILFGAPLDRTSASYATTPVGTSSSVTTNPTGVRALAAAAAALASVNSRQVHSVSSGTTMLTVSTSPDNSGVATGRSSVSVTNIGSTVSTSTSTIGTTTGSPINPTTVSASLPATGFSTSTTSTTTNAHASSLSTNGSNYGLIDHRTLFKETHPVQSIMISRSGTMALLTIHKMVSSISQ, from the exons ATG GATACGGAAGATCAGGGTCGTGTACTTGCCGTGGTTGAAGGTTATCGTGTACAAAGTATGGCGGCTATATTCCCACCGATACCAAGTATGCTTTTGCCTAATGGCACAGAATCTGTCCAAGTTAACCCCCCACCAGATAGATCTACTCCAGGTGCACCAGATTCGCCAGCAAATGGATTACTTCAAAATGGTTCGACAAACGATGCAGTGAATAATCGTTCAGAAAATCAAATTGACCAATTGTTAGTTGCAGATAGCCTACATAGAATTCGATTATTTAGATTTGGTTTAGTTTGTTCAAATACGTCATCTAATAATACAAATACTACAGCGGATACTGCTGACATACCACTAAGTACAGTCACCACACCACATGAAACTAGTACCACATCTATATCGACTGTAACCATTTCGACTCTGTCTGCTTCATCTTTTGCTCATGCACCTGGTGAGGAGATTACAACCAGTACAACTAtcgcaacaacaacaactactactagcAGTAGTAGTATCAGTACTACTACTGCATCAGCATTAGCTGCCTATTTATGTTCAAGTGGGAGTGCACCAGGTGCTCCAACTTCAGTTAATATTTCTACATCAGCTAGCACTGGTACAACTAATCCGGGTAATGTTAGAAGTAGTGATAGtagtgataataacaataatagtgtaATTGCCACAAGTACTACAGGAGAAAATCCTGGTGTAGCGACAGCATTAGCTGTTGCACGATtagcacaacaacaacaacaacgttTATTACAATCGTCGAATCCTATGACAACAACAAATCCGGCATCAACATTAACTGGTAATTTATCTTCATGGTATCAACAATCTGGTGCATATCAAGGATCAACAAGTCTGGCGTATACATCAAGCTCTTCTACATTACCAC CGGGTATTTTGTTGGATATGCCTATACTGCCTGTCAGTTTAACTCGTCTTGGACCACCCACAACTCAGGGTTTGCAAGCTCAATTAGGTCTTCAGCCTATATTGCATCCAGCTGGTTCTTTGCATGGTTCAAATCCATACACAGTTGTATCATCATCTGGTGCAAATAGTCTAGGCACTACTGGTAGTAGTCTAACTATTTTATTCGGTGCTCCTTTGGATAGAACTTCAGCTTCTTATGCAACTACTCCAGTTGGTACTTCTAGTTCAGTAACAACCAATCCGACAGGTGTACGAGCTTTAGCTGCTGCAGCTGCCGCGTTAGCCAGTGTAAACAGTCGTCAAGTTCATTCTGTCTCCAGTGGTACAACAATGTTAACAGTGTCTACATCACCTGATAATAGTGGAGTAGCTACAGGTCGTTCATCTGTTTCCGTAACAAATATTGGCTCCACTGTGAGTACATCTACTTCTACTATTGGTACTACTACTGGATCTCCAATTAATCCGACTACAGTTTCAGCATCTCTACCAGCGACTGGATTTTCTACATCAACAACCAGTACAACTACAAATGCTCATGCTAGTAGCCTGTCTACAAATGGCAGTAATTATGGCTTAATAGATCATAGAACTCTTTTTAAAGAAACTCATCCtgttcaatcaattatgatTTCACGCTCAGGAACTATGGCACTTCTTACTATACATAAAATGGTAagttcaatcagtcagtaa